A stretch of the Massilia sp. W12 genome encodes the following:
- a CDS encoding acyl-CoA dehydrogenase family protein, protein MDFAYSARCQDLHARLTAFMQQYIYPNEQAFYLEVAENGRLYNNRWLPTRLIEGLKQEARATGLWNLFLPGSELAPEGLSNLDYAPLAEIMGRVPWAPEVFNCSAPDTGNMETLERYGTPAQKERWLKPLLAGEMRSAFAMTEPAVASSDATNICTSIIADGDDYLINGHKWWISGAGDPRCQLFIVMGKTDPHAARHKQQSMILVPSDTPGITIKRPLPVFGYDDAPHGHCEILFENVRVPKSNILLGEGRGFEIAQGRLGPGRIHHCMRAIGVAQRALELMCQRLSQRQAFGRLLSEQGVWRERIAEARIRIDCARLLTLKAAWMMDTVGNKAAQAEIAMIKVLAPTVAQDVLDWAIQAHGAAGVSEDFPLAYQWAGNRTLRLADGPDEVHRNAIAKLELARYQVQDEDGPPITRS, encoded by the coding sequence ATGGATTTCGCATACTCTGCGCGCTGTCAGGATCTGCATGCCCGCCTGACTGCTTTCATGCAGCAATACATCTACCCGAATGAGCAGGCGTTTTACCTGGAAGTGGCCGAAAATGGCCGGCTCTACAATAACCGCTGGCTGCCGACGCGCTTGATTGAAGGCTTGAAACAAGAGGCGCGCGCGACTGGCTTATGGAATTTATTCCTGCCCGGTTCCGAGCTGGCGCCTGAGGGTTTATCCAATCTGGATTATGCGCCGCTGGCGGAAATCATGGGGCGCGTGCCCTGGGCCCCTGAAGTGTTCAACTGTTCCGCACCCGACACCGGGAATATGGAAACGCTGGAGCGCTACGGCACGCCGGCGCAAAAAGAGCGCTGGCTCAAGCCCCTGCTGGCTGGCGAGATGCGTTCCGCCTTCGCCATGACTGAGCCGGCGGTGGCATCTTCCGACGCCACCAATATTTGCACCTCCATCATTGCAGATGGCGATGACTATCTGATCAATGGCCATAAATGGTGGATTTCCGGGGCCGGCGATCCGCGCTGCCAGCTATTCATTGTGATGGGCAAAACCGACCCGCATGCGGCGCGCCATAAGCAGCAATCCATGATCCTGGTTCCCTCTGACACGCCCGGCATCACCATCAAACGGCCCTTGCCGGTATTCGGCTATGACGATGCGCCGCACGGCCATTGCGAAATCCTGTTTGAAAATGTGCGCGTGCCCAAGAGCAATATTCTGTTGGGCGAGGGACGCGGCTTTGAAATCGCCCAGGGCCGGCTGGGGCCGGGCCGCATCCACCACTGCATGCGCGCGATTGGCGTGGCGCAACGCGCGCTGGAATTGATGTGCCAGCGTTTGTCGCAGCGCCAGGCTTTTGGCCGGCTGCTGTCTGAACAGGGCGTATGGCGCGAGCGCATCGCCGAAGCGCGCATCCGCATCGACTGTGCGCGCCTGCTGACCTTGAAAGCGGCGTGGATGATGGATACCGTGGGCAATAAGGCGGCGCAGGCGGAAATCGCCATGATCAAGGTTTTGGCCCCGACCGTGGCGCAAGATGTGCTGGATTGGGCGATTCAAGCGCATGGCGCCGCCGGCGTCTCGGAAGATTTTCCGCTGGCTTATCAATGGGCCGGCAACCGCACCTTGCGTCTGGCCGACGGCCCGGACGAAGTGCACCGCAACGCCATCGCCAAACTGGAATTGGCGCGTTACCAAGTGCAGGATGAGGATGGGCCGCCGATTACACGCAGCTGA
- a CDS encoding phosphotransferase has product MFEDFIGVKPVSERQQFDLQALWQYLRSQLAWLPPALPQLSQFKGGQSNPTFFLDCGEQRFVLRTKPGPAAKLLPSAHAIEREYRVMDALSRNGFPAPRQFLVCQDESIIGRAFYLMEYIEGRVLWDQSLPGMSQAERAAHYDEMNCIIAALHQFDYAAAGLADYGKPGNYFARQIERWSKQYRAAETEHIAAMEELIVWLPQHIPAGDDCSIVHGDFRMDNLIFHPTEPRVLAVLDWELSTLGHPLADFSYHAMSWNIPPGQFRGIGGLDHAALGIPSQEAYIARYCERTGRAIRREDFDFYLAYNMFRLAGILQGIMKRYVDGTAASAHALETGRAARSLAELALRHAHAAAGN; this is encoded by the coding sequence ATGTTTGAAGACTTCATCGGCGTCAAACCGGTATCTGAGCGCCAGCAATTCGATTTACAGGCTTTATGGCAGTATTTGCGCAGCCAATTGGCGTGGCTGCCGCCAGCCTTGCCGCAACTGTCCCAATTCAAAGGCGGCCAATCCAACCCCACTTTTTTTCTCGACTGTGGCGAACAGCGCTTTGTGCTGCGCACCAAGCCGGGACCTGCGGCCAAGCTGCTCCCTTCCGCGCACGCGATTGAGCGTGAATACCGCGTCATGGATGCGCTCTCGCGCAATGGATTCCCGGCCCCGCGTCAGTTTTTAGTGTGCCAGGATGAAAGCATCATCGGGCGCGCTTTTTATCTGATGGAATATATTGAGGGCCGCGTGTTATGGGATCAATCCCTGCCCGGCATGAGCCAGGCTGAGCGCGCCGCGCATTATGATGAAATGAACTGCATCATCGCCGCCCTGCATCAATTTGACTATGCCGCTGCCGGTTTGGCTGACTATGGCAAGCCGGGCAATTATTTTGCGCGCCAAATTGAACGCTGGAGCAAGCAATACCGCGCCGCCGAAACTGAGCACATCGCGGCGATGGAAGAATTAATCGTCTGGCTGCCGCAGCATATTCCGGCGGGTGACGATTGTTCTATCGTGCATGGCGACTTCCGCATGGACAATCTGATTTTCCACCCCACAGAGCCGCGCGTGCTGGCGGTGCTGGATTGGGAACTCTCCACCCTGGGCCACCCGCTGGCGGATTTTTCCTATCACGCCATGTCATGGAATATTCCGCCCGGCCAATTCAGAGGCATTGGCGGACTGGATCACGCCGCGCTGGGCATTCCCTCGCAGGAGGCGTATATCGCGCGCTATTGCGAGCGCACCGGGCGCGCCATCCGGCGCGAGGATTTCGATTTTTATCTGGCCTACAATATGTTCCGCTTAGCCGGCATCTTGCAAGGCATTATGAAACGCTATGTCGATGGCACCGCCGCCAGCGCGCACGCGCTGGAAACCGGGCGCGCGGCGCGCTCGCTGGCGGAATTGGCGCTGCGCCATGCACATGCCGCCGCCGGCAACTGA
- a CDS encoding histidine phosphatase family protein — MRHGSVTYFDEHGKPYLPESVPLNERGRAQASAAGKVFMDEGLHFDRVIISGLPRTLETAQLVLEQTRQAIEIEEWPDLVELRGGKLSAIADMDLNDAFVGAFEGMVPEHKQFLGGESIGELMDRVYPAIDRLRADSHWDTVLLILHGGVNRAILSYALTGQRLFLGNLAQTAGCINALDVGVAAHDWVVRMVNYSPPSQLQGEIRSTTMEALLAQYKRFREAKEQHKEHK; from the coding sequence ATGCGCCATGGCAGCGTGACCTATTTTGATGAACATGGCAAACCCTATTTGCCGGAATCTGTGCCCTTGAATGAGCGTGGCCGGGCGCAGGCCAGCGCCGCCGGCAAAGTTTTTATGGATGAAGGCTTGCACTTTGACCGGGTGATCATTTCCGGCCTGCCGCGCACCCTGGAAACCGCGCAACTGGTGCTGGAGCAAACGCGCCAGGCGATTGAGATTGAAGAATGGCCCGACCTGGTCGAACTGCGCGGCGGCAAACTGTCGGCGATTGCCGATATGGATTTGAATGACGCTTTTGTCGGCGCGTTTGAAGGCATGGTGCCGGAGCACAAGCAATTTTTAGGCGGTGAAAGCATAGGCGAATTGATGGACCGTGTGTATCCGGCGATTGACCGCTTGCGCGCTGATTCGCATTGGGACACTGTGCTGTTGATTTTGCACGGCGGCGTCAATCGCGCAATTCTCTCCTACGCCTTGACCGGTCAGCGCCTGTTTTTGGGCAATCTGGCGCAAACCGCCGGCTGCATCAATGCGCTGGATGTCGGCGTCGCCGCCCACGATTGGGTGGTGCGCATGGTCAACTATTCCCCGCCCTCCCAGCTGCAAGGCGAGATCCGCAGCACCACCATGGAAGCGCTGCTGGCGCAATACAAGCGCTTTCGCGAAGCCAAAGAACAGCACAAAGAACACAAATAA
- a CDS encoding enoyl-CoA hydratase-related protein, with product MSAIMISTRNESTLILTLAEREPAQLSASVMENALQCLRNAERDESIRAVILCGNGGDFCRGRALPQQSAECAGQSGHDMELLAQWVRALREYPKPVVAAVEGVALDGGFALALACDFIIAAQSAQFAVTQLKLGLTPDGGLTWLLMRQMPRQLATELLMESKPMLAARMHQLGVVKQIVEDGKAQSTALRFCQKLAELPPFAVERLKELVNEAHDNTLEQQFAAEQHAHLSCLHHHEAEEGLAARIEKRKPRFR from the coding sequence ATGTCAGCCATCATGATCAGCACACGTAATGAGAGCACCCTGATATTGACGCTAGCCGAGCGCGAACCTGCGCAATTGTCCGCCAGCGTGATGGAAAACGCCCTGCAATGCCTGCGCAATGCAGAGCGCGATGAAAGTATCCGCGCTGTTATTCTGTGCGGCAACGGCGGCGATTTTTGCCGTGGCCGCGCACTGCCGCAACAGTCAGCCGAATGCGCCGGGCAAAGCGGGCATGATATGGAATTACTGGCGCAATGGGTGCGCGCGCTGCGCGAATATCCCAAGCCGGTGGTGGCGGCGGTGGAAGGCGTGGCGCTGGATGGCGGCTTTGCGTTAGCGCTGGCCTGTGATTTCATCATCGCTGCACAATCGGCCCAATTTGCCGTTACCCAGTTAAAACTGGGCTTGACGCCGGATGGCGGCTTGACCTGGCTGCTGATGCGGCAAATGCCGCGCCAGCTGGCCACCGAATTACTGATGGAAAGCAAGCCCATGCTGGCGGCGCGCATGCACCAGCTGGGCGTGGTGAAACAAATCGTGGAAGATGGCAAAGCGCAAAGCACAGCGCTGCGTTTTTGCCAAAAACTGGCGGAATTGCCGCCCTTTGCGGTTGAAAGACTCAAAGAGCTGGTGAATGAAGCGCATGACAATACGCTGGAGCAACAATTCGCAGCCGAACAACATGCGCATCTATCGTGTCTGCATCATCATGAGGCAGAAGAAGGTTTGGCGGCACGGATTGAAAAACGCAAGCCGCGTTTCAGATAG
- a CDS encoding prepilin-type N-terminal cleavage/methylation domain-containing protein, protein MLRKPMHRAGFTLVEIAIVLVIIGLLLGGVLKGQEMINSTKVKHISDQQLGLTAAFFSFQDRYRAVPGDYLAANAIGNIPVGPSGTQYVYTGNGDGAVAGAETGQAWTQLTSAGFINCSVCTSVVAATSATSPTNVYGGWSQIISDAVYLDAGTSVAVNNLKSGGNIPVSVIAEVDRKIDDGAPNTGIFRFSVSAQPTAPTAAGAAPACANTTGVWNASATQLNCGGTSLLR, encoded by the coding sequence ATGTTACGCAAACCTATGCATCGCGCCGGCTTTACTTTGGTGGAAATCGCAATTGTTCTGGTGATCATCGGCCTGCTTCTTGGTGGCGTATTGAAGGGCCAGGAAATGATCAACAGCACCAAGGTGAAACACATTTCTGACCAGCAGCTCGGCTTAACCGCCGCCTTTTTCTCCTTCCAGGATCGCTATCGCGCCGTGCCCGGCGATTATCTGGCCGCCAACGCCATCGGCAATATCCCGGTTGGCCCCAGCGGCACCCAATATGTCTACACCGGCAATGGCGATGGCGCCGTGGCCGGCGCGGAAACCGGCCAGGCCTGGACCCAGCTGACCTCCGCCGGCTTTATCAACTGCTCGGTGTGCACCTCGGTGGTGGCCGCCACCAGCGCCACCAGCCCGACCAATGTGTATGGCGGCTGGTCGCAAATCATCTCCGACGCAGTGTATCTTGACGCTGGCACCTCTGTGGCGGTGAATAATTTGAAGAGCGGCGGCAATATTCCTGTCTCGGTGATCGCCGAAGTTGATCGTAAGATCGACGATGGCGCGCCGAATACCGGCATCTTCCGCTTCTCAGTCAGCGCGCAACCGACCGCCCCGACCGCCGCCGGCGCCGCGCCTGCCTGCGCCAACACCACCGGGGTCTGGAATGCTTCCGCCACCCAGCTTAACTGCGGCGGCACCAGCTTGCTGCGTTAA
- a CDS encoding response regulator produces the protein MEALHVLLVEDDAAIRAMLRGALQLAGYQVSEAGQRQQAWQYLQHPPEAPADIVLLDLGLPPATHDSSEGIKLLRQIMLDCLDLKVIVLTGQDQESAALEAIKEGAFDFLAKPASSVQILQALQRAALFLRKERELQMAGVTRIAINANAGEGLKNVRDDAEEKLVRQVLKETGFNLHQSARKLGVKRENLYYFLKKFGIQRDDGASAPPEQS, from the coding sequence ATGGAAGCATTGCATGTTTTATTGGTGGAAGATGATGCCGCGATTCGCGCCATGTTGCGCGGCGCCTTGCAACTGGCCGGCTATCAGGTGAGCGAAGCCGGCCAGCGCCAGCAAGCCTGGCAGTATTTGCAGCATCCGCCGGAGGCCCCGGCGGATATCGTGCTGCTGGATCTGGGCTTGCCGCCAGCCACCCATGACAGTTCTGAGGGCATTAAATTGCTGCGTCAGATCATGCTCGATTGCCTGGATCTGAAAGTGATTGTGCTGACCGGGCAGGATCAGGAAAGCGCAGCACTGGAGGCGATTAAAGAAGGGGCTTTCGATTTTCTGGCCAAACCGGCTTCCAGCGTGCAAATCTTGCAGGCGCTGCAGCGCGCCGCCTTGTTTTTACGCAAAGAGCGCGAATTGCAGATGGCCGGCGTGACCCGGATTGCAATTAATGCAAACGCCGGCGAAGGGTTGAAAAATGTGCGGGATGACGCCGAGGAAAAGCTGGTGCGCCAGGTTTTGAAAGAAACCGGCTTCAATTTGCACCAAAGCGCGCGCAAACTCGGGGTGAAACGCGAAAATCTGTACTACTTTCTGAAAAAATTCGGCATCCAGCGCGACGATGGCGCGTCTGCGCCGCCGGAACAATCATGA
- a CDS encoding ABC transporter permease, producing the protein MYRQISTIAAFTLLEAMRNRLLWLLAIFSLCGILGAAFFHALAITENNQVQLALLAALLRVGAVFLLATFVVTSVTRELHDKVLELTLALALPRAAWVMGRLCGFWLLSLLFSTVFGAICLLYANPLQVLQWSFSLCWELCIVAAFALLTALSLSQVASALAAVLAFYLLTRSIGALQLMGQGPLAGMQDSQIYLARLLDLIAWFLPDLDRFTRAEWLLYQAPGWGGMLPLLLQTLIWLALLGCAALFDLYRKQL; encoded by the coding sequence ATGTATCGACAAATTTCCACCATCGCCGCCTTCACCCTGTTGGAAGCCATGCGCAACCGCCTGCTGTGGCTGCTGGCGATTTTTTCCCTGTGCGGCATTCTGGGCGCGGCATTTTTCCATGCGCTGGCGATTACGGAAAATAATCAGGTGCAATTGGCTCTGCTGGCGGCTTTGCTGCGTGTGGGGGCGGTGTTCTTGCTGGCCACGTTTGTCGTCACCAGCGTCACGCGCGAGCTTCACGACAAGGTTTTGGAATTGACTCTGGCGCTGGCGCTGCCGCGCGCGGCCTGGGTGATGGGCCGTTTATGCGGCTTTTGGCTGTTGAGCTTGCTGTTTTCCACCGTCTTCGGCGCCATCTGCCTGCTGTACGCCAATCCGCTCCAGGTCTTGCAATGGAGTTTTTCATTGTGCTGGGAATTATGCATCGTGGCCGCGTTTGCGCTCTTGACCGCCTTGTCCTTGAGCCAGGTCGCCAGCGCACTGGCGGCGGTGCTGGCGTTTTATCTCTTGACGCGCTCGATTGGGGCCTTGCAATTAATGGGACAAGGGCCGTTGGCCGGCATGCAGGATTCGCAAATTTATCTGGCCCGTCTGCTCGATCTGATCGCCTGGTTCTTGCCGGATCTGGATCGCTTCACGCGCGCCGAATGGCTGCTGTATCAGGCGCCGGGCTGGGGCGGCATGCTGCCGCTCTTGCTGCAGACGCTGATCTGGCTGGCGCTGCTGGGCTGTGCCGCCTTGTTTGATTTGTATCGCAAGCAATTATGA
- a CDS encoding prepilin-type N-terminal cleavage/methylation domain-containing protein yields MQTGKRQAAFSLVEMAVVLVIVALLVGGLMMPLATQLEQQKTVESNKVLEAAREALIGYMATHGRLPCPASASSNGAESFASGGNASNGSCSNFYDGFLPAVTLGFHPVDPQGYALDGWGSGSINRIRYAVSNLPTSGALNMWTSSNGVRTYTLTALSTYLNGTPPNNNLITICRSNSTLVDCGGTSNQLTTQAPFLLYSAGKNAATPNVNLGQDEAQNTNGDTIFVWHENAARTATNGEFDDVLIWTSTSTLISRMLAAGSLP; encoded by the coding sequence ATGCAAACAGGCAAACGACAAGCTGCTTTCTCTCTGGTCGAAATGGCCGTGGTGCTGGTCATCGTGGCGCTGTTGGTGGGCGGCTTGATGATGCCCCTGGCGACGCAGCTGGAACAGCAAAAAACAGTGGAGAGCAATAAAGTGCTGGAAGCTGCGCGCGAAGCGCTGATCGGCTATATGGCGACGCATGGCCGCCTGCCCTGCCCGGCGTCGGCCAGCAGCAACGGGGCGGAAAGCTTTGCTTCCGGCGGCAACGCCAGCAATGGATCATGCTCGAATTTCTATGACGGTTTTTTACCCGCCGTCACGCTGGGCTTCCATCCGGTGGACCCGCAAGGCTATGCGCTGGATGGCTGGGGCAGCGGCAGCATCAACCGGATCCGCTATGCGGTCTCGAATCTGCCCACCAGCGGCGCCCTGAATATGTGGACCAGCAGCAATGGCGTGCGCACTTATACCCTGACGGCCTTGAGCACTTACCTCAACGGCACGCCGCCGAATAATAATCTGATCACGATTTGCCGCTCGAATTCGACATTAGTGGATTGTGGCGGCACATCCAATCAACTCACCACCCAAGCCCCGTTTTTACTGTATTCCGCCGGCAAAAACGCGGCCACGCCGAATGTCAACTTAGGTCAGGACGAAGCGCAAAACACCAATGGCGACACGATTTTCGTCTGGCATGAAAACGCCGCCCGCACCGCAACGAATGGCGAATTTGACGATGTGCTTATCTGGACGTCCACTTCCACCCTGATTTCACGCATGCTCGCCGCCGGCAGCCTGCCTTGA
- a CDS encoding type II secretion system F family protein: MPLFTYSAMDSQGAQVRGQMDAVNVLDLELRLRRMELDLIDYQQKRRETISFTTRNIERKDLITFCFHMEQLSAAGVPILSGLTDLRDSTDHPRMREVIADLLENIEGGMQLSEAMAYHPKVFDKTFTSLVTAGEQSGKLPEVFANLTQSLKWQDELSAKTKKLLMYPSFVAVTVIAVTFFLMIYLVPQLTLFIKNMGQQLPLHARALIAVSNFFVNYWYLIMGLPLLLGALTVIAVKTNAQARYRFDAFKLSVWLVGPILHKIILARFATFFGLMYGAGISIIECIRLSEGIVDNEVIATGLRRARQLISEGQGVTSGFETTGIFPPLVLRMLKVGEATGALDNALKNVSYFYNRDISEQIEKVQALIEPVMTVILGLILGWIMLSVLGPIYDTISKIKV, from the coding sequence ATGCCTTTATTTACCTACAGTGCGATGGATAGCCAGGGCGCGCAGGTGCGCGGCCAGATGGACGCGGTGAATGTGCTTGATCTGGAATTGCGCTTGCGCCGCATGGAATTGGATTTAATCGATTACCAGCAGAAAAGGCGCGAAACCATCAGCTTCACCACCCGCAATATCGAGCGTAAAGATTTGATCACGTTTTGCTTTCATATGGAGCAATTAAGCGCCGCCGGGGTGCCGATCTTGAGCGGCCTGACCGATTTGCGCGACAGCACCGACCATCCGCGCATGCGCGAGGTGATTGCCGATTTGCTGGAAAACATTGAAGGCGGCATGCAGCTCTCGGAAGCCATGGCCTATCATCCCAAGGTGTTTGATAAAACCTTCACCAGCCTGGTGACGGCGGGCGAGCAAAGCGGCAAGCTGCCGGAGGTGTTTGCAAATTTGACGCAAAGCTTGAAGTGGCAGGATGAATTGAGCGCGAAGACCAAAAAGCTTTTGATGTATCCCAGCTTTGTGGCGGTGACGGTGATTGCGGTGACGTTTTTTTTGATGATTTATCTGGTGCCGCAATTAACCCTGTTCATCAAAAATATGGGTCAGCAATTGCCGCTGCATGCGCGCGCCCTGATTGCGGTTTCCAATTTTTTTGTCAATTACTGGTACCTGATCATGGGTCTGCCGCTTCTGCTCGGCGCGCTCACCGTGATTGCGGTCAAAACCAATGCGCAGGCGCGCTACCGCTTTGATGCGTTTAAGCTTTCGGTATGGCTGGTGGGGCCGATTTTGCACAAAATCATTCTGGCGCGCTTTGCCACTTTTTTTGGCCTGATGTATGGGGCCGGCATCAGCATTATCGAATGCATCCGCCTGTCTGAGGGGATTGTGGATAATGAAGTGATCGCCACCGGTCTGCGCCGCGCGCGTCAATTGATTTCCGAGGGCCAGGGCGTGACTTCCGGCTTTGAGACCACCGGCATTTTCCCGCCGCTGGTGTTGCGCATGCTCAAAGTCGGCGAAGCCACCGGCGCGCTGGATAATGCCTTGAAAAATGTCAGCTATTTTTATAACCGCGACATTTCCGAGCAAATTGAAAAAGTGCAAGCCTTGATTGAGCCGGTGATGACGGTGATTTTAGGCTTGATTCTGGGGTGGATCATGCTCTCAGTACTGGGGCCGATTTACGACACCATCAGTAAAATCAAGGTCTGA
- a CDS encoding ATPase, T2SS/T4P/T4SS family — translation MNAPAKLPLGKLLISKGVISEDQLRIALIEQRASGAPLGKLLIQLGFVTEATVREALSENLNQQSTDLSKMVVDAQALRLIPKDVAKRYQVFPLVYDKDLKQLRLAMGDTNNVVALDQISAMLGPGQSIEPMLASESDIAHAIDQYYGFELSIDGILHEIETGEVNYQSMQSVSDEYSQPLVRLIDALLADAVQSGASDIHFEPEQFFLRIRYRIDGILRQIRSLHKNYWPAMAVRLKVMSNMNIAETRAPQDGRISIQFSGRQIDFRASAQPTSHGENMVLRILDRQRGIVPLDGLGLAEENLALLKLMLARPEGIILVTGPTGSGKTTTLYSVLNHINTESVNIMTLEDPVEYPMNMIRQTSVNEAAKMGFASGIRSMMRQDPDIILVGEIRDRETAEMALAAAMTGHQVYSTLHTNSAIGAIPRLLDIGIKPDLMAGNIIGIVAQRLVRTLCPHCKQADTPQDYERVLLGSAGLNPALKIYRPVGCELCKQHGYKGRLAVMEILKFNADLDDLVARRAPVRELREAAFARGFKPLVEDALRRVLDGSTTLEEVSRVVDLTDRVG, via the coding sequence ATGAATGCGCCGGCCAAGCTGCCCTTAGGCAAGCTTTTGATCAGCAAGGGCGTGATCAGTGAAGATCAATTGCGGATTGCCCTGATTGAACAGCGCGCAAGCGGTGCGCCTTTGGGCAAGCTTTTGATTCAATTGGGTTTTGTCACCGAAGCCACGGTTCGCGAAGCGCTTTCGGAAAACCTCAATCAGCAAAGCACCGACCTTTCCAAGATGGTGGTCGATGCGCAAGCTTTGCGCCTGATTCCCAAAGATGTGGCCAAGCGCTATCAGGTTTTTCCGCTGGTCTATGACAAGGACTTAAAACAGCTGCGTCTGGCCATGGGCGACACCAATAATGTGGTGGCCTTGGACCAGATCAGCGCCATGCTGGGGCCGGGCCAGAGTATTGAGCCGATGCTGGCGTCGGAATCGGATATCGCGCATGCCATTGATCAGTATTACGGCTTTGAATTGTCGATTGACGGCATCTTGCATGAAATCGAAACCGGTGAAGTGAATTACCAGAGCATGCAGTCTGTTTCGGATGAGTACAGCCAGCCGCTGGTGCGTTTGATTGACGCTTTGCTGGCTGATGCGGTGCAATCCGGCGCTTCTGATATTCACTTTGAGCCGGAGCAATTCTTTTTGCGCATCCGCTACCGCATCGACGGGATTTTGCGGCAGATCCGCAGCCTGCATAAAAATTACTGGCCGGCGATGGCGGTGCGTTTAAAAGTGATGAGCAATATGAATATTGCCGAAACCCGCGCGCCGCAGGATGGGCGGATTTCGATTCAGTTTTCTGGCCGGCAAATTGATTTCCGCGCCTCGGCCCAGCCCACCTCGCACGGGGAAAACATGGTGCTGCGGATTTTAGACCGTCAGCGCGGCATTGTGCCGCTCGATGGTCTGGGTCTGGCGGAAGAGAATCTGGCCCTGCTCAAGCTGATGCTGGCGCGCCCGGAAGGCATTATTCTGGTCACCGGCCCCACCGGCAGCGGCAAAACCACCACGCTGTATTCGGTGTTGAACCATATCAACACCGAAAGCGTGAATATCATGACGCTGGAAGATCCGGTTGAATATCCCATGAATATGATCCGCCAGACCTCGGTGAATGAGGCGGCGAAAATGGGCTTTGCCAGCGGCATCCGCTCAATGATGCGGCAAGATCCCGACATCATTCTGGTGGGCGAAATCCGCGACCGCGAAACGGCGGAAATGGCGCTGGCGGCGGCCATGACCGGGCATCAGGTGTATTCCACGCTGCACACCAATTCGGCGATCGGGGCGATTCCGCGTTTGCTGGATATCGGCATCAAGCCTGATTTAATGGCCGGCAATATCATCGGCATTGTGGCGCAGCGTTTAGTGCGCACCCTGTGCCCGCATTGCAAGCAGGCCGATACGCCGCAAGACTATGAGCGCGTGTTGTTAGGCTCTGCCGGCTTGAACCCTGCGCTGAAAATCTACCGCCCGGTCGGTTGCGAGCTGTGCAAGCAGCATGGTTACAAAGGGCGGCTGGCGGTGATGGAAATTTTGAAATTCAACGCCGATCTGGACGATCTGGTGGCGCGCCGCGCGCCGGTGCGCGAATTGCGCGAAGCTGCCTTTGCGCGCGGCTTTAAGCCGCTGGTGGAAGACGCCCTGCGCCGTGTGCTGGATGGCTCGACCACGCTGGAAGAAGTTTCGCGCGTGGTGGACTTGACCGACAGGGTGGGTTGA